Part of the Pseudoliparis swirei isolate HS2019 ecotype Mariana Trench chromosome 3, NWPU_hadal_v1, whole genome shotgun sequence genome, ATCCTGTCTTGGGTAAACATATCCTTGTCCCCTTTACTCACACTCAGCAAAGGTGAAATGGTTTAGTACGTAGTATCCATCCAGGTAATCTGGGGCCTTTACCTAAAACATATCTCTGGAAGCTGCCATCATCCTTACTCGGCTCAACTAAGACTTCAATTTGACTTGAGTCTTTGTCAAAGACAGAAGTATTCTTTCTGCTTGACACCAACAAGAACTTGGTGTGATTCTTTGCGGTTACATTCATTTCACAAGTCACACAACAGAGCTGGTTTTCTTACCATCCACAGTGAGCGTGATGCTGCCCTCTCCTGTGAAGGTGTCATCTGTGATGGAGATCTCCACGTCATAAGTTCCGTCATCAGAGAGAATAAGGTTGTGGAGAAGCAGAGTCCCATTTTCAAATACCAGGATGCGGTCACGATACTCAGGCCTCAAGGTCCCAATGATGTCAGTTCCAATCGACTGGACAACAGTGACAGACTTTTCCCTCTTGAGCTGCCACTTAATGACCGGCAGGTCGAGGCTAAAGCTACTATAGCTGACAGATAGCAAGGCCTCGCCCCCGACTGCACCTCTAATGAGAGTGTTGGGGATGGTTATATTCACTGCCAGTACCCCACCTgcagagaaacaaagagaggtcaaaaatgtattatttacagTCCAGCTTAAAGgaaatgaatgtatatatatatttataagtatTTATGTGTCCAAGTGCAATTTACATGTATACCAATAATAATGTATAGTAATTGTATTGTTATTTCATAATAGACAAAGTGAGACCAAGAGTAATCTACCTACCATAGTTATCAGAGATGTGTACAGCTGTTACAGCAACAACCATTTACAATTTGACATAGTTCAACTATTTAAAGATCATGTTGCTAAGAATCATAAATCTGCAGTAACGATGTGGCATGTTCACTCATACAGCCCCCTTCAACATCAAGACATTTCATTGCCAAAGTTTAGTTTCTGAAACAAATAAGCGAAAGTGGACAAGAGTACAAATCTccatattttttacattaaaaaaatatatatatttatgtaatacacggtaaaaaataacaaaacataaaTTGTCGGTCCTCAGTGTGATGCAAATTTGATCAACTGCTATGAGTTCAGataagttacacacacacacacacacacacagcaccctgACCTCTTAAATTCTGTCTTGCCTCCATAAAGGATCCACAACTTCCTGCATTGACACTGAATGTTAGATGGACATGAGTAGGCCCTACATTGTATACAGTGGAATCATTGAATTTCAATATCATTTTTCGGGAAACCGCTTTCTATTGCGTAGCTAAAGGCTTGTGTGGGCATCACGCCCCATCTCTGCTGTGTACTGAATCCAGTCTGCATGGCGGATCTACATTACCATGGCAACAACTGTCAATTCTTGGGATGGGCCAACAAAAGTGGGGATTGTTTGTTCAAATGTCCTTCTTGGCAGTTCATGAAAAGAACACTGGGAGCAGTCCAGATGTCATGCTAGCTTTGCAGAAGCAGAACAACTCAGTAACTCTGCTGCTAACCACAACAATAGCAGAGCAGTGATGGGACACAGCTGAATGTTACTGAGTAGCTGAAGACATTGGTTCAGCCTGAAGTCAAAATGACTGTATTCACTTCATGGGCTCAAGAATGTAAAGGCACCCACACAGTTTATTGCAATCCAATACTCCGACAACAAATACTACCTTTGTGACGTCCACAATgatcagtttttttgttttacagcgCTCACAATTTAACAATATTATGCACAGCTCTGCAAACATAACCACAGACCTCTGGTCATAACATATTGCGTCAAACCCTCTCCATGTTTCATTTATATCCATAAAAAATACGCAACTTTAAAATCAAAATCCTGTCGGCTCCTTTTTGTTCTATTTTCTTCCTGAATCCAGATGGTTTTGTGTAAGAacagcataaataaataacacataacATGTAAGTGTTTCGGTACATAAGAAGGACCCTGCGAACTGCTTCATCAAGCAAGTTGCTGTTAACTCACTGCattacaaaaaatgtttttttggatTCCCTGATTCTGAcaacacaaatgaaaaaaacgAATGAAAAAGCAGACTTTCTTATTTGCTACAATGTAAACTATGAAACAACTTAAACCTTTCCAAAACTCAAAAACTTGCAAGTGACCATTGTTCGACGAATCGTGAGCAAATCCtaaagtagaacatgtgacatacCTGAATTGAAGAAACCGAGATACACAAGCATTACAATCTGGGAAATTATTTTAGCTTTTGAAGGagcctccttctctgtcttcATCTTGGGTCTAAAGCTCTGTTTTCCTCCCAGACAACCAGCATGATCTGTGACTGGGCAGAACAGAGAACACAGTCATTCATTCACGCTCTGCTGGGACTGAGTACATGTTGTTCTCAAACGCAggacaaaagtgtgtgtgtgtatctggacGTCCTTTTCGTTTGCTTAATGTTTTAACGCAACGGTAACCGATATGTTAATTAACAGAACAATAGTCAGTTCATCACCTTTCTAAATGAGTGTATCATTGTCGTTGAAGCACACTTGATTTTGCTCGTCTTTCAGCCTTGACCAGTGGTGGGGCTGGACTTGTAAAGTATAATCGAATGGctccagaggagaggcgaggaaACTTGACTTAGAAACTTTGTAACTCGCAGCTCAGAGTCACAGCCATGAAAACCTGTCAAAGcatcctcctctctggtccttcatctctctctttttgtccgtCAGATCATACAGAAACAGCTGGTCGATGCAGCAATTGAACTTCAGGATGAAAGTATCTTAGCTTTACTCCTGCTCTTCAATAACTTAGCCATCAGTGAAAGCTCCTCCTCACATCTTATTATTATGTCTATCTATTCTAGGTACCTTGGATATCACGCCCCCCACCAAAGTGGTACACTTGTTGTAAATACAGAGCTCAACCGACCACAGTGTTTCAGATGGGAGTGGTCCTGTTTGAAACACTGCACAGAGATGACTTTGTGACCACCAAGTTCATCACAAACTGTCAGAGAATAAGCAAGACTCCGTTCGAAGATAAGAAAAATATACACAGACATGTTGGCACACACAAATCTGTTGATTTTAGTTGATATTctgctccttctttctctccagATTGCTAGGATTTCTTGCAAAGTTGTTTCACTGAAGACCCCGATCAGCGTCTGACCCTGGAGCAACTCAGAAGTCActccccacaaacacacacacacacatgtatttaaaatgtataaacctGTACAACACCAAACTTGTCACCCAAATCTGAATGCCACTCCCACTtggacaggaaggagaggactcAACAAGGCATTGGCATTTTGGAGCACAAAGCTATACTACACAAGAACATCCGGTTAGTCATTggaattattatattaatatcatCCAATCATATGCACAAGTGTAATTTAAATACCCTCTTTGACAACGGCTGTTTTTTGCAGACAGTAGCAAAACCAGCCGTCCGAGGAGAAGGGATCTCTCTTTGAATTCCCTGTCCTGAGGTTTCTTCCCAATGTCCTGTCTCTGCTATTAGGATTTTTGCGATTTTTTGCTCTTGGACTGGGTCAAATGATCCAGTACATGTAATACTGAGCAATAAGTAATAAACTTGAGTTCAAAATGTAATAACTGACACTTTCATTTACATGTGTGGAAGAAAAATTAATGAGTTATTGACATCGTCGAAAAATGGGTACTTGTGACTTTAAGAAATCTACATCATCACCAACCACCAATGGGGGAAGTGACTCGGTGCTTAGCAACCGAGCCCAAACATAGCAGGTATGCTCTTTGAAAATAACTTAATGTGCTCAAAGAAAAGATGCTCGCTCACGTTAATGATTTACATTTGTTTCTGGCTAATTATTCCTTCCTGCGATGGCTGAAATCAGCATGTCTGAGCCATTTGAGCTCTTCAATCTCCTCAACCAGTGCAGCGGTGTGTCAAAGCTGGCAGAGATCAACTACCTCTGTTTGATTGGTGAGAAATGGACTCTAGCTCGGTGTGAATACTCAATATGAGTTGGATTTTGCTTGATTGCTCTGATGTAAATCAATTTATCTTTCGTGGTTTTTTTCCTCGTACGTCTCCTTTTTAGATGCTCGAGAAACCCATGACTACAGAATGAGTCACATCATTACAGCAAAACATGCCAAAATGGTAGGGATGTCATTGTATCCACAGTTTTGTGATTCATGCCTGTTTGTCCAAACAGTCTGGGTCTGATTGGTACAAATaggtgtaattaccttcgcattgaaaatgcggaaggtaatgttttgatcggcgtgtatttgtatgcgtgcgtgcgtgttattcacataaatcaaaaagtattaaaccgaatcgcataaaatttggtgggatgattggttattatccggggaccatttgattagattttgggatcgatcgggtcaaaggtcaaggtcatgaaaaggtcaaaatcttctttgaatcgcatgaaatttggtgggatgattggttattatctggagaccatttgattagattttgggatcgatcgtgtcaaaggtcaaggtcatgaaaaggtcaaaatcttctttttaccatagcacggtcaatttttatccaattggcatgcaactaatgccaaaatgttcataattcaatgcccaatcttgtgatatgcgaaggtatgcgctctaccgagtgctcgtTCTAGTTGGGCAATGGGTTGGTTGCTGTATGGTTCACAGAAGCATAGTATTATCATTCATAGATTGCAGCTTAATTCCTTCTCATTTTTGTTTTGCGTCAAATACATCAACACATTTTCCAGGATTCAAAGAGGACGTTTTTCTTGCCAGAGGCTGTGGAGGTTGACAGTATGCAGCATGTGGTGGTATATGACAGCAACACAAGCACCTTACAGGAACAAGGTAACATGCTTCTTCAAAGTAACACTGGCATTTGTTTTTTGTCCACGAGCCCCTTAAACTGTTTAAGCAGTGCTGCCAAAGTGCATTTCAGCCACAACTGTGTACATTGATGTTCATCAGTTTGCCTCTGACTGTGATTGCAGACAGAGCGGTTCAATGTGCCCAGGAACTGGCCAAAGCGAGCCTCTGTCCGGTCCACATAGTGACAGGAGGCTTTCAGAGATTCTCGGCTCTGTACCCTTTTTTAAGGACTGAGAAAATCATTTACACCATCATGGTAAGACTATATTtctcacacaccttcacactgTTACATATTCTACGTTCAGGGTTAGATATCATGCATAATACATTGAACATTCTGGAGGAtttttgttttctgtattttcttTGATTTATAGACAATGTGGCGGCTATTTTCACTCCACAGGGAGGTAAAAAGTAATGTTGCTTGAACACCTCCCAAAAGTGGAATCCTGGTAGTTGAGATGCAAATCATACAATAATCGCATACCCTTCTTAACCTTAAAAGTAATatctaaattaaatgcattattattattattattattaataataataagtaggCGTTTATGTGATATTACAGCTTATATTGACACATATTTTGTAATGTTACACTGTTATTTTCACTGTTATTGAACTTCATTTgtgatttaatatattttcttctCATTTAGCCATATGTATGTGCGATTCAGTTACAgtacaccttttatttttaagtttaAATCAGCAGTGCTCTCatgtaagtttaaaaaaaatctaaacacctgtctttataacatgttataccCAAGTAAATACTGAAAGATTTTAAACTCAAAATCCGAGTGCTTGAGATATGTTTCAAACTTCAAAAGTTGTGACAAATTCCCAACTGCAAATTTGCAATTAATAAATTGACCGGGACACATAGATAACCTGTGATTTAGTGATACAGCCGTacaatctttaaaaaatgtttttctctcGAATAAGGTTGTTgattcagttttattttgatACAATTTATTATATTTCTGGCGGGTCTCAGGAACTGGAAAATCTGAAGGCCTTTCCAGTGGAAATCATCGCAACCCTGCTGTATATGGGCGATGAGAAACACAGCGTGGACTCCAGCATCCTCAAAGACCTGAACGTCTTTGCTGTCATCAGCATCTCGGAGAGTAACGCTCTGGAGTAAGACAGGATCGGATGTTTGAAGTATCATCAGAGAAAACTCTGAGTGTCATGGCTGTTAAATTTGTTCTTAATTTTCTTTCGGACTAGATCCTTACAGGAGAACCAGATCATCGCTCACGTCCCTGTGGCGGACTCAGTGGTAGCTGATTTATTTTCAAGTTTTGAAAGGATTTGCAGCTTTATTGGTAAGTTGTGCTTTACCTGATTCAATTCTTACAAGTATTTAGGGTTTTGTATATAGAAGCAGGAAATCTACGAATCAAGGTTTTTCTCACTGTAAACTGCAACGAGGACGGTTTTTTTAGATGAATGTGAAGTGAAGTAGGGTGTTTCAGTTCAGGTTAAACTCCgacatgtattttatatttccaaGATCTGAAATTGTTAAATCAACAGCATATCGGCATTCAGAAATGTTTTGTGACTTTGAATATGAAAATAGTACGGCTGACAGAAATGTggggtttattttattttacaatctGTGAAGAGACGCATGTATTACATGCAGATATTTGATTGTTGAAATAAAAATTTATAACATTGAAAtgtgaatgggggggggggggatgcaacaCTAGATTCAAGGTTTTAGGAAAAGCTAATTATTTAAGATTTTGCCGTTTTATATTCCACATTATATGAGATTGTTCGAGCTTAAGGTTGTTGCCATTTCAACCGTAAAAAATACTGTTGAATAGAATGACATTCTGTTGCTCTCAGGCCCAgggaataaaaaacaacaggGCATAAAACAACAATTTATGGGTGCTTTTAAGTGTAAAGGTTTTGCGATtcaatcaaaacattttaaaacttcACCTCAATTTAAACCTTTTGAGCTTTATAAACAAAACTTAATCGGAGCAGAAAAATAACTGACGGAATAAATAACTAATGTGTATTTGCTAGATTTGTTAGCTATTTGTAGTAGCTATTACTGCCGATGGATTGGATTGATGCTGCTTCCACAAATAGACGTCTTGTTTTCAGATTCACATATCAACGTGGGCTCTCGTGTGCTGATAGTTTCCAGGCATGGCAGGAGCCGCTGCAGTGCTGTCGCCATTGCCTTTCTCATGCACCACTTCAAATACACACTGGAGGCAAGTGGGGTTCATTCAGTTTGGTTTATTGTGTGAGAAATGCAGAAAGCGCTGTGCAACTTGTAGTCCTGGTTCCACTGTTATATTGAGATGGTAACAAGTACCTGAGTATTTTTATTATACTCTAAGACTGTCTTTAAATGCTTTTTGGGCCTTTTGTTCCAAATCAAAATAAGAGGCAGAATGTTTTTCCAAGCCTCGGATATGCAACCAGCCAGCATTTAGTTTGTTTACAGCATGAATAATCAATGTAAAAATGAGTTGTTTCTTCTGGAGTCATGTGTTGTAACTGTGACAATTTAACAAGAAACTGCACGTTTAATAAGAAGGCTCTAGAGGTGATTGAACGGAGCCAGATTCGCTGTTTTCCCTGCTTCCATTGTCAAAGTTAAGCTTTGCTAATTATGTCTAGACTCCAGGTCCATACTTACAGAAATAGTGAAACATTTTTGTGAGTTCTGTATCAATCTTCTCAAAAGGATGAACTATTTAAACACACAGGCATGAGATAAGCTATTGATCACAAAAAAGCAGCACGTGCATATACAATATAACGTATGTATTTGcagtttatatttgtatttctgtgaCTTTCTTTCAGGAGGCCTGGAAATACGTGCTCAAATGCAAACCCAACATGAGACCAAACACCGGGTTTTTACAGCAGCTGTCTGACTGGGAGCTTCACACCACGGGAACGAAAGTGACTGAAATCTCTGGACCTAATTTTTAACTAAGGATGATGTAATGGGTAGAAGTTGTGTATTTGGTACagataatacataaataaacccaATGATTTAAGGTAATATTagctcaaaataaaagatagaaGATTGAACAGTGACACCTAGTGGGGTTATTTTGTACTTCACTTTTGTAAAggtcttttcttgttttgtatTCATAAAGAAAGTTCTTAATGGATAACTCGATGGATAACTGCACTAAGTCCTTAAATGGCTCTGCTAGAGGTGCTCACAATATTGGCTAAAGCTTCCCCCCTCTAGAGTTACGCAACATAACCTCTAAAAATACAACCCACATGTCATTAAAAGAGATATATATTGTGCTGAGAGAATCCTTGATATCACATGTCACTGAAATGTCTTATTGGAGTTGAGTTTTGGGAAGGGCGTTATCGTTAGCCATGTTAAAACCGGACGTTTTTACTTGGGCTTCAAAAATTAAAGCACAACAATTATGATCGAAATGtgttttgtacagtaaactagTTGATATaaccatatactgtatataagaaaGGTTTAAAGCCAACTTTAGGCCTAATTTATATTTTGCTAAGTGGTCTCATCCAGTCATTCCCAAAGACTGGGTTGGGACCACACACAAGGCGGTTGCAGGACatgttatttatattaaaaatatttcCCGAATTTCTACGATAGTCTTTTATTCAACATTTACATCTGCAGTATACTGTTCGAGCCAAAAGAGGGAGCCTGGATGCTCACAATGGTCTTTTAACTGCAGGCTACTTTTGACATTGAGTTGCAattgtttgtctttcttttttttcaaggtTCCCAGAAAAGAAATATTGGAAAACACTGATTCAATACCTAGTATTATATCATAATTTACAGGTTAATACTATTTGTTTAATAATCCGAATgaactaaaacatttttttaaagaaaatgtagtggattaaaaagtaaaatacttCCCTCAGAATTGTAGTGGAGTAGATAAGTAGCAGAAGATGAAATTACTTGAGTAAAATACTAGTACTTCAAAATtgtacataaatgtatatttgttactTTCAACTGCTGTCAACAACAACTTTcacatgtttaaaaaacaagTAAACGAAAAGAACAGTCTCCTAAAATAGTATCATGCAATATTTTCTCGGAATTAATCAAACaatagaaatacaaaataaaaaacagtaatATACTAACAGTAGACACACATCAGGCTCTTATCGTGAAGCGCACCACCGGAAGTCGCACTTCTTCGTTGGTTTGGCTTTGACACTGACAGCGGCACAACTGTTGCTCAGCGGAGATTGAACGTCACCCAGAACCAAGAGTGGAACATGTTGTCCAGTCCAACGGGTTACACAGAATGCTTACGCGAATGGGAGGATTTCGAGAAGAACTACCAACAGATTCAGGTGGGTGAAAGCGGCTAAACTTGCCTCGGCTACACCCGCGGGAGGGTGCCCTGCCCCGGGGAGGCTAACGGTGGGAGTGTGCAGGTCAGAGGTGGTCGCGATcgtgaaaaacaaaacacaagtcAGATTGAGTTCAAGCAGGTTTAGATTACTACGTGGCGAACTGCCTCCGATGATACATTGTTGTTCCACCAAATAACATTTAAAGTGCATGCTTCTATACTTCTTACTTGTATACACGTTACATTTCAGAGGGAGATAATGTACTTTGTTTACTCCATCTGTCACCTTTACTGGTTATTATTGGGTCAAGCCCTCCACATGATCAATATGACCACACAGCTAAATGTGCAGCAGCTGTCATCGTAGGTCACGTCCTTAGTGGAAAAACAATGGTATCACAAATTTGACATGCATTAAAGATCAACAAGTTACAGTGAAGAATAGGACACAATTGATATTGtgccacacacatttagacaaACCTaacaatacacatacacataaccagagacatacaaacaaatatattgtGTAACACAatgatatgtgtgtatacgtaggtccgtaaacacacacacttgaaacaAACCctcatatagacatatatataatacatactgTATAGTGTTAACTACCCCCCTCCCACTATTGGTGATGCTCACCCTCTAATACATCTCATGATACAATTATATAaattgttgaattttgattaAAGCTCAAGACCAGGATAAAGTAGTTATTTGTTTAGCACCATGTTATTGAACATGTCATGTTCACAAGAATGAGCattattatatgaatataacaaaaacGGTCCCACCATTTCTATTGAACATGCCCTGACAGGATTAAATCAGTGGGGAGATGTAATCATGTAAAATATCAATATAATTAAATGATGGAAAAGAAAAACCATAACCAAAAATATGAAAAAGCTGCATCCTCATTATTGTGCATTGATCAAATTCAGTCATTTGTGGCTGTTATAAGAACAGGAATTGCAGAAAATAAGTATGTTTGGTTGATTTTCAAACGTTTTTTTATTGGATTCAGAGAGATTAACCTGCTTTAAAATGCTTAAAAGAATTGTATAGTTGTTCTGGTGCTGGTATAGAAGTAAATAATATACAAGTTGATTGGTTTACTTCTCCCCTTGGTCTGAAACAAGGTCATATGTCAACGACTTTGTTCTTGAAATTGAAGAACTTTAAATTTGGGATTTGTTGTAAATAGATGATATTGCTCTACCAGCTGAATCTTTGTGcactttgtgtatttgtgttttgtccAGGACAGCCATCGCTTATACAAACAGAAACTCGAGGAAGTGACGAAACTGCAGGCCAGCTGCTCCAGTGCCATAGCGCGTCAGAGGAA contains:
- the styxl1 gene encoding serine/threonine/tyrosine-interacting-like protein 1; this translates as MAEISMSEPFELFNLLNQCSGVSKLAEINYLCLIDARETHDYRMSHIITAKHAKMDSKRTFFLPEAVEVDSMQHVVVYDSNTSTLQEQDRAVQCAQELAKASLCPVHIVTGGFQRFSALYPFLRTEKIIYTIMELENLKAFPVEIIATLLYMGDEKHSVDSSILKDLNVFAVISISESNALESLQENQIIAHVPVADSVVADLFSSFERICSFIDSHINVGSRVLIVSRHGRSRCSAVAIAFLMHHFKYTLEEAWKYVLKCKPNMRPNTGFLQQLSDWELHTTGTKVTEISGPNF